In Dolichospermum flos-aquae CCAP 1403/13F, the following proteins share a genomic window:
- a CDS encoding serine/threonine-protein kinase, with amino-acid sequence MQIYCSQQHINNGSHRFCTHCGEALPLSVGQVIDNRYEIARILGQGGFGRSYLAIDRQKSRKTCVLKEFAPNIVKPQELEKAKELFEREANVLKKIQHPQIPRFHASFQAKIGTKDFFFLVQDYIEGDNYDQLFTQRQSQGKSFSEEEVINLLHNILPILTYIHSLDIVHRDISPDNLILRQSDNLPVLIDFGGVKQLPADQGFWRTQLAVNATLLGKKGYAPEEQLLQGKVYKSSDFYSLAVTALVLMTGKEPNLLYDSYNGVWFWGQEIKVSPKLEAVFKKMLAYKPSDRYQKAEQVIKDLPLPSLSSTPQTMQTPNNPHPYITKLKTEVVAPGIKRARTLHSGVHNKTTLFVQKILMPIWLRPFTVSFIMTTGMLLTGAGVFALGNFAVKGITSITVPQIEVPQIPSINNSGNGNNGKRSIQQISSRVQKLEISANFFNNTVNEVFYTQKPELNKRQLTEKSADAALREQWNHVADQLLNHIEKANLSETARKKIGSYSQQDSQRWEQLAKAGRLGKYKSFQDLRADTYQTFEPLFPGQERGKLNQKTFLQIWYAIASDKVENK; translated from the coding sequence ATGCAAATATATTGCAGTCAACAACACATAAATAATGGTAGTCATCGTTTTTGTACTCATTGCGGTGAAGCATTACCTTTGAGTGTGGGACAAGTTATTGATAATCGTTATGAAATTGCGCGAATATTGGGACAAGGTGGTTTTGGCCGCAGTTATTTAGCGATTGATCGGCAAAAATCTCGTAAAACCTGCGTTTTAAAGGAATTTGCCCCCAATATTGTCAAACCGCAGGAGTTAGAAAAAGCAAAGGAACTGTTTGAACGAGAAGCAAATGTCCTGAAAAAAATCCAACATCCCCAAATTCCACGTTTTCACGCTTCTTTTCAGGCAAAAATTGGGACTAAGGATTTTTTCTTTTTGGTGCAAGATTATATTGAGGGTGATAATTATGACCAATTATTTACACAGCGTCAAAGTCAGGGAAAGTCTTTTAGTGAAGAGGAGGTTATTAATTTACTGCACAATATTCTCCCAATTTTGACTTATATTCATTCTCTAGATATAGTTCACCGCGACATTTCCCCGGATAATTTGATTTTACGTCAAAGTGATAATTTACCTGTGTTGATTGATTTTGGTGGTGTCAAACAGTTACCAGCTGATCAGGGTTTTTGGCGGACACAATTGGCTGTAAATGCAACTTTATTAGGTAAAAAGGGATACGCACCTGAAGAACAGTTACTTCAGGGAAAAGTCTATAAAAGCAGTGATTTTTATTCTCTAGCAGTGACGGCTTTAGTATTGATGACGGGGAAAGAACCAAATTTACTTTATGATAGCTATAATGGCGTTTGGTTTTGGGGTCAGGAAATTAAGGTTAGTCCCAAATTAGAGGCTGTCTTCAAAAAGATGTTGGCATATAAACCGAGCGATCGCTATCAAAAAGCCGAACAAGTTATTAAAGATTTACCTTTACCATCTCTTTCATCTACACCACAGACTATGCAAACTCCTAATAATCCCCATCCTTATATTACTAAGTTAAAAACAGAGGTGGTAGCACCAGGTATAAAACGCGCTCGGACTCTTCATAGTGGTGTCCACAACAAAACGACATTATTTGTCCAGAAAATACTGATGCCAATATGGTTGCGGCCTTTTACTGTTAGCTTTATTATGACTACGGGAATGTTGTTAACAGGCGCTGGTGTATTCGCTTTAGGAAATTTTGCAGTTAAGGGGATAACATCAATTACAGTTCCTCAAATTGAAGTTCCTCAAATTCCATCTATTAATAATTCTGGAAATGGGAATAATGGTAAACGCAGTATTCAGCAAATTTCCAGTCGTGTGCAAAAGCTAGAAATTTCTGCGAATTTTTTTAATAATACAGTTAATGAAGTTTTCTATACCCAAAAACCAGAATTAAATAAACGTCAGTTAACTGAGAAATCGGCAGATGCTGCTTTGCGGGAACAATGGAATCATGTTGCAGATCAGTTGTTAAATCATATAGAAAAGGCTAATTTAAGTGAAACTGCTAGAAAGAAAATAGGTAGTTATAGTCAACAAGATTCTCAACGCTGGGAACAACTTGCCAAAGCTGGAAGATTGGGTA